A DNA window from Parus major isolate Abel chromosome 9, Parus_major1.1, whole genome shotgun sequence contains the following coding sequences:
- the LOC107208704 gene encoding cytochrome P450 2J6-like gives MLTITQGFIVLVIFLLIVEFFRLRKASKQFPPGPTPLPLLGNLVHLNFQFHRDLLMELAKTHGNMYTLWFGWVPVVILNGFQAVKDGMTTHPEDVSGRLVSPFFRALAKGKGIILASGRSWKQQRRFGIMTLRNLGMGKKGLEHRVQEEASHLVEFFVNLKGRPVDPSFPLFHSISNVICAVVFGYHFSDEDKTFHELICATEKIFRFAGSFVHQMYEILPWLLCRLPGPHKKVLACYDVLSSFARREIRRHVERGIPAEPQDFIDFYLAEIEKSKEGAKPKYDEENLVYVINDLFLGGSETSSTTLYWGLLYMVVNPGIQAKVQKELDAVLDPSQLICYEDRRKLPYTNAVVHEIQRYSNIVFVGVPRLCVRNTTLLGFPLKKGTIVIPNIASVLYDPEQWETPRQFNPGHFLDKEGNFIPREAFLPFSAGHRVCLGEHLARTELFIFFASLLRAFTFRLPEGVTEINTEPIFGGTLQPHPYRVCAIPR, from the exons ATGCTAACAATAACTCAAGGTTTTATAGTcctggtaatttttttgttaattgttGAGTTTTTCAGGCTGCGAAAAGCTTCCAAACAATTCCCTCCTGGACCAACTCCTCTCCCACTGCTTGGAAACTTGGTGCACTTGAACTTCCAGTTTCATCGGGATCTTCTGATGGAG CTGGCAAAAACTCATGGTAACATGTACACTCTGTGGTTCGGGTGGGTCCCGGTGGTGATACTGAATGGATTTCAAGCAGTGAAGGATGGCATGACCACACACCCTGAAGATGTTTCCGGGAGACTGGTGTCACCTTTCTTCAGAGCATTGGCCAAAGGAAAAG GTATTATACTTGCAAGTGGTCgctcctggaagcagcagagacGTTTTGGAATAATGACTCTGCGCAatttgggaatggggaaaaaaggcctGGAGCATCGAGTGCAAGAGGAGGCCTCTCACCTGGTGGAGTTTTTTGTGAACCTAAAAG GAAGACCTGTGGatccttctttccctcttttccattctatttcaaatgtaatttgTGCTGTGGTTTTTGGATATCACTTCTCTGATGAGGACAAAACCTTCCATGAGTTGATCTGtgctacagagaaaatattcagGTTTGCAGGCAGCTTTGTTCATCAG ATGTACGaaatcctgccctggctgctgtgtcGCCTCCCTGGGCCTCATAAAAAGGTGTTGGCTTGCTATGATGTCCTGAGTTCTTTCGCAAGGAGGGAGATCAGAAGACATGTAGAGAGAGGGATACCAGCTGAACCACAGGATTTCATTGACTTTTACCTGGCTGAGATTGAGAAA TCTAAAGAGGGGGCCAAGCCCAAGTATGATGAAGAGAATTTGGTATATGTCATAAATGATCTTTTCCTTGGTGGATCAGAGACCTCAAGCACTACATTATACTGGGGACTGCTCTATATGGTGGTGAATCCAGGCATCCAAG CAAAagtgcagaaggagctggatgCTGTTCTGGATCCTTCCCAGTTAATTTGTTATGAGGATCGGAGAAAACTGCCCTACACAAATGCTGTGGTTCACGAGATTCAGCGCTACAGCAACATTGTCTTTGTTGGCGTCCCCAGATTGTGTGTGAGGAACACAACACTACTGGGATTCCCTCTCAAAAAG GGCACCATTGTTATACCAAATATAGCATCTGTTCTGTACGACCCTGAGCAGTGGGAAACACCTCGACAGTTCAACCCTGGCCATTTTCTGGATAAAGAAGGAAACTTTATACCTCGAGAAGCTTTCTTACCATTCTCAGCAG ggcaccGGGTGTGTTTGGGGGAGCACTTAGCAAGGACCGagctcttcattttctttgccaGCCTGCTGCGGGCGTTCACCTTCCGGCTCCCTGAGGGAGTGACAGAGATCAACACCGAGCCCATTTTTGGGGGCACACTGCAGCCTCACCCCTACAGGGTTTGTGCCATTCCACGCtag